CATCATAAGCCATAGGATCAATACCTTTACATTGTATTGGAAAAGTAGGTGTTACTTTTACTGAaaagactaaagaaaattggtCTAAACTAAAGAAAATTAAGGTGACATTAGACTAAAGAAAATTAAGATGATGCTAAACTAAAGAAAATTGAGTTTTGGAACAATGTTTACTTCTATTTGAATTATTTTGTAAATTTGCAGATTTATTAGTTTATGTTGAAGCTAACCCTTCTTTAAGCTTAGTTCAATACAAAATTCATATAATGACTTTTTTAACTATATTCCTACTTTATAATTCAGTCTCAAAATTCAGTGAAAAGATATTTTATCAAAGCACCAAAACCAAATTTGACTTCTAATACTTAAAAAAGATCAACCATTAAGAAGTACCATCTTTTGATGAATTTGATTTAAATTCTTTAAAGTTTGACCCGGGGGAAAGAACTCAAATTTTGGACTTCCATCCAAATCATCGCGATATTATTAGAAGAGAATACCTTTGACTGGTCCTTTCCAACCCCGTCTTCATAACTTTTCTAAAACAAATTTATCTGAATTAATGTGTCGATTTAATCCTAAATGGTTTGATGATGAATATCATAATTGGTTGGAGTACAGTGTAAGTATAGATACAACATAGTATTTGTATTGTTATCTATTTAAAGATAATAATATTCATCAAGGTGGAGGTGATGTATTTTCAAGTAAAGGGTTTAAGAGCTGGCATAAAAGAAATGTTTTGATAAACATATTGGTAGGTCGAGTAGCATTCACAATCACTCAAAAAAGAAATGTCAAGATTTGCGGCAACAACAGTCTATTCAATTTTCATTTGAGAGGCAATTTAATCAACTTAAGCATGAGTATTAGGTTGGCTTATCTGCTTCAGCTAATGTAGTAAGACTTCATGTAACTCACGGATTAGCATTTCGAGGTCATGATTAATATAAGTGATCACTTAGTAGGGGTAACTTTCTTCAAATTCTCTCATGATATGCCAAAGTGTGTGATAACATTCGTGATTATGTACTGAAACATGCTCCTCAAAATGATCAAATGACTTCTCCAATGATTCAAAAAGACATTGTTACTACATGTAAGATAGAAAAAACTAAATCTATCATTGAGGAACTAAGTGGTGATTATTTTGCCTTGCTAGTTGATGAATCTTTTGATACGTCACACAAGGAGCAAATGACTGGTGTCTTACAATATGTTGATAGAATGGGACTTGTGATGGAGTGACTTATTGATGTTGCTCATGTTCAAAATACTAGTTGATAGAATATATGGGTCCACCAAATTTTATAAAAAATCAGGTTCTCTATCAGGTTCGACAATTATACACACAGAGAATAGAAGTTAAATGACAGAAGAAATTTACGTGGAAAATTTCCAGCTCAAACGGGATTAAAAATAACGACCTACctttgtaggatttcaacttcactactgagcaacttttagattataacttatgcaatctaggaattaaactcttaatccctcattaacttgtaatacacctattacaagccactttgcaataactCTATTACGAAGACTTTAAAACTTGattaactctagccaagacttaAACACGCAGGTTTAAGGTTTACAAAGATGTTCCTATAAAGTGCTTCTAAATAAGCTGGATAGGAATTACAATTTGAAGAACTATTaaaaagttacaactcaactaaggacacacAATAACTCGACGTGGTAATTGGTCCGTAGTTGCTTTGTTCTTTGTTATTGAGGCACTTGAAACTTGTTAGCTGAATAGTCACATGAATGAGCTTGAGTAAGATCTCTAAGTGTTCAAGTATTTTGTTTTACCTCCCttaaatgcatatatatatgtgtgACCTCACTTCCAATGATGCAAGCAAGGTGAGTAAGAAGTCTTCTCTGGAAAGTTGGTTGCAACGTTCTGCacagtagcgtgtgcaggcagcaactttccagCTGCAGAGTTGACTTcgtacagtctcctcgggaactgaTAGGGACCTAGTCCCTCagttgttccttccactctgaGGAGTTGAATCATATTCCGCGCTGAGTCCCAATCTGGAATCTTGTGAACTtgaggtcttgtaaatgtgtaacaggttccttatctggttctggataataagtttgttagatcatcaaaatttAAATTAAAGTACTTAACCAAAGTAcatgtaacctatcaatttctccctttttgatgatgacaaacttataatTGAAAATCCTAAGAGGAGCCACAAAGGAACCAGATTGTGAACCAGAAGGACATTAAGTTCCCTCTGAAACTATGCATTCCCCCTTTGTTAGTCCCTGAACTTTTGCATTCCCCCTTTGTCAGTACCTAAACTTTTGTGAGTTCTGTCAGTACTGAACTTTTGTGAGTTCCCCCTGAATGAGGTTCCCCCctctttattttgtttattcAATTAAATCATCTTCCCtcttttggcatcataaaaatGATAGAACAGGTTAGCAGCAAAAAGAAGTCTAGCATAGTTAACTCATGCCACTTATGTGCTCACAATATGATAAAAGACAAAAGTAAAAGAGCAATAGCATAGATAGCAAAAGGAAAACCACTTTCATTAACCAGAATTGGACTATTACAGGTGGGAGCAGAGTCATTGTTTTTCATccacagtctagaacaaacaaAAACATATACCAGAAATAACAAAACATcaccaacaacaacttaaaaagatAGACACTGGAAATTGGACACTAAGGGGACATTCTTTAAGGGACACTAGAGGAAGGGGCTTGGAAGAGGAAGCAAGAGTTTAGAGGACAAGATCCATGCGAGCATTCGCGGACAGTTGCTCAATGAGCAGTCTTTCTTTCAGGTCATCCACTTGTTTCCTTAGATCAGTATTCTCCTTTGATAGGCATGCAGCCTTTGCGCTATGAGAACTACTGGAACCAGGTACCTCTTGCAACTGACTGAGCTAATTCTCAAGAATCACGTTCCTAGCTTTCAATTTCCGGATCTCCTCTGTGGCACTATTCTGAGCATTTATCAGTTGAGAGATTGTGGAAGTGCTTCCAACTCCTCCGACTTTGTCAATACACTCACACTCCTCCAGAatagtttttgataaaaattgcTTTTTGGTGCCCACTTTTTTGGCCTGACCTAGAGACACTTTGAAAAACTCAAAGACCTTTGTAAGAAGGAACCCATAAGGTAGTCCAGGATTCCCGTCTTTGAGGCTCTCTACTTTTTGCATATGCTCAATCATTATGGCAGGCAAATTGATGGAGGAGAAATTGTCCAAAGTCTCCATAAGGAATAGGTCAGCTTTGGATGCAACAGATCTTCTTTTAGCGCGGGGAAGCAATACTTTGTTAACTATCTCAAAGAGCAGCTGATAAACTAGAAGGGGTGCTTTCTTATACACCTGTTCCCCATGGTGTACCGCCTTGTCCTTGACAATGGCATTTCTGAAGTTTGGTGTGCAAACGCCCTAAACAGATGACACTCCTTCGGTATGAACACCCAAAATTACCCCCAATAAGGCAGATTCCATCATTATGTCCACTCCATTTACCAACACACGGATTTGATCACCATCTACTGTGAAGAGGCTGGTGTAGAAACTCCACACCTCGTCCTCATATACTATAAGAGCATCACTTGTAAACAAA
This genomic stretch from Nicotiana sylvestris chromosome 9, ASM39365v2, whole genome shotgun sequence harbors:
- the LOC138877746 gene encoding uncharacterized protein encodes the protein MEKLYKTEDVPIVDVDEETKEEPSSLTRKSSRKKHSLSLSERHTSKGAESSSKSVVIGSKRGDKSNEEEVEKSGEHKQSKSSGEGKVCWQVNEKKEDKEPGSIKKGKVSETLRSEKRKLGNQKVLWGHTFASDILESVGMRQLVDICDAQQWTNLFTSDALIVYEDEVWSFYTSLFTVDGDQIRVLVNGVDIMMESALLGGVCTPNFRNAIVKDKAVHHGEQVYKKAPLLVYQLLFEIVNKVLLPRAKRRSVASKADLFLMETLDNFSSINLPAIMIEHMQKVESLKDGNPGLPYGFLLTKVFEFFKVSLGQAKKVGTKKQFLSKTILEECECIDKVGGVGSTSTISQLINAQNSATEEIRKLKARNVILEN